In Xylanibacillus composti, a single window of DNA contains:
- the liaF gene encoding cell wall-active antibiotics response protein LiaF, with the protein MNGYYWNRVFIGLLLIGIGGIFLVNRIYGLDINIGYIFKTYWPLILIYFGLAGMIQHRRWHDGFDGSIFWNLIYIVLGLYFLGRNLDLLHFGFGDLIMYAIPAVLILVGLQMIFRPSSHKHSGSKHWDKEEWKRQQQEWKMQWKQQKHEWKQQRHDWKKQHAANQDEVGMQQDWVNEDSDIDLERLRQEPDFLKDDHLSSMPGDKQEASMPLEEDAKARPKKEKCQDTAKKHGSQWYNPDARNFGGFIGDLHLGEDVWELQDMNISHFIGDTVLDLTKAEVPYGETKLTISAFIGDIKVFVPHDMELEVMVVSSSFLGDKTILDRHEGGLFKHSTYRLSDYDYSEKRIRIVASQFIGDLLVQRVG; encoded by the coding sequence ATGAATGGTTACTATTGGAATCGGGTGTTCATCGGACTGCTTTTGATCGGGATTGGCGGCATTTTTCTGGTGAACCGCATCTATGGATTGGATATAAATATCGGCTATATTTTCAAGACCTACTGGCCCTTAATCCTTATTTACTTCGGGCTGGCCGGCATGATTCAGCATAGGAGATGGCATGATGGGTTCGACGGATCGATCTTCTGGAACTTGATCTATATCGTACTCGGCCTTTACTTTCTCGGAAGAAATTTGGATTTGCTTCACTTTGGCTTTGGCGACTTGATTATGTATGCCATTCCAGCGGTTCTGATCCTGGTTGGCCTTCAGATGATCTTCCGTCCGTCTTCCCACAAGCACAGCGGGAGCAAGCATTGGGACAAAGAGGAGTGGAAGCGTCAGCAGCAGGAATGGAAGATGCAATGGAAGCAGCAGAAGCACGAATGGAAGCAGCAGCGTCATGATTGGAAAAAGCAGCATGCGGCCAATCAAGATGAAGTCGGCATGCAGCAGGATTGGGTTAACGAAGACAGCGATATCGACCTGGAGCGATTGAGACAGGAGCCGGATTTTCTCAAAGACGATCATTTGTCGTCTATGCCGGGGGACAAGCAAGAGGCGTCAATGCCATTGGAAGAGGATGCAAAAGCCCGCCCAAAGAAGGAGAAGTGCCAGGACACGGCGAAAAAGCACGGCTCGCAGTGGTACAACCCGGACGCCCGCAATTTCGGCGGATTTATAGGCGACCTGCACTTGGGAGAGGATGTGTGGGAGCTGCAGGACATGAATATCTCGCACTTCATTGGCGACACTGTATTGGATTTGACGAAGGCAGAGGTTCCTTACGGCGAGACAAAGCTGACGATATCTGCCTTTATCGGTGACATTAAAGTGTTTGTGCCGCACGACATGGAATTAGAAGTCATGGTCGTCTCCTCCTCATTTCTCGGAGACAAGACCATATTGGACCGGCATGAGGGCGGATTGTTCAAGCATTCCACCTACCGGTTGTCGGATTATGACTATTCGGAGAAGCGAATTCGTATTGTAGCCAGCCAATTTATCGGTGACTTGCTGGTTCAGAGGGTTGGGTAA
- a CDS encoding HAMP domain-containing sensor histidine kinase, with amino-acid sequence MRLSRFNLKWQLVLYGLLTVCLSALYLFVFLRYGTQWIDASEWRWAIWCGPLLIAVAIGYFSGQQLQRRMDSLYVGIFQLQKGNYSTRLPAIGRDPFAKLFDDFNELAESLEIRLKHLQSLGEENVRLQAESNEQAVLGERRRLARDLHDTVSQQLFAIHMSASSLPKVLERDPEKAAAVAEQLIHMSFAAQRQMRGFIAQLRPLELENRSLTEALERWFPDYCNHNNLKGSLNISLRSPLHDALEHQLFLIIQEGMANVVKHADAKHVKLTLQETSSQVLLQIADDGKGFVQHETGAGSHGLSTMRERAGKLGGQLEISSRNGEGCRVKVSIPKLQPATDSGMKEDGQHGEAE; translated from the coding sequence ATGAGGCTGTCGCGATTTAATTTGAAATGGCAGCTGGTGCTGTATGGCTTGCTGACGGTCTGCTTGTCCGCGCTTTATTTGTTCGTCTTTTTGCGGTATGGAACGCAATGGATCGACGCATCCGAGTGGCGCTGGGCAATCTGGTGCGGGCCATTGCTCATTGCTGTAGCCATCGGCTATTTCTCGGGCCAGCAGCTCCAGCGGAGGATGGACAGCCTGTATGTAGGCATCTTTCAGCTGCAGAAGGGCAATTACTCGACCAGACTGCCGGCCATCGGGAGGGACCCGTTCGCCAAGCTGTTTGACGACTTTAATGAATTGGCCGAATCATTGGAAATTCGACTGAAGCACCTGCAATCGCTTGGCGAAGAAAATGTCCGGTTGCAGGCAGAGTCTAACGAACAGGCGGTGCTTGGAGAGCGCAGAAGGCTGGCGCGGGATCTCCATGATACAGTCAGCCAGCAGCTGTTTGCGATTCATATGTCAGCCTCGTCGTTACCGAAGGTGCTGGAGCGTGATCCGGAGAAGGCTGCTGCTGTTGCAGAGCAGTTGATTCACATGTCCTTTGCGGCACAACGGCAAATGCGGGGGTTCATTGCCCAACTGCGCCCGCTGGAACTGGAAAATCGTTCATTAACGGAGGCGCTGGAACGGTGGTTTCCCGATTATTGCAACCATAACAATCTGAAGGGCAGCCTGAATATATCGCTGCGCAGTCCGCTTCATGACGCACTGGAGCATCAGCTATTTTTGATTATTCAAGAGGGCATGGCGAATGTGGTGAAGCATGCGGATGCCAAGCATGTCAAGCTTACCCTGCAGGAAACCAGCAGCCAGGTGCTGCTGCAAATTGCGGATGACGGGAAAGGCTTTGTGCAGCATGAGACAGGCGCCGGTTCGCATGGCTTGTCTACAATGCGGGAACGGGCCGGCAAGCTGGGCGGCCAGCTGGAGATATCCAGCCGGAACGGGGAAGGCTGCCGGGTGAAGGTGAGCATTCCCAAATTACAGCCGGCAACCGACAGCGGAATGAAGGAGGACGGGCAACATGGGGAAGCCGAATGA
- a CDS encoding S1C family serine protease, whose translation MDEKDKQNRDYSDFFSEKREQPEVNRSHMETNQPSEEPVSEAEVETWRPERREYHYYSYSSKHDANDLQEISPPLTKLEELPSSQVAVEVPPAEQANPAGPKSNWSAAPRKKSGFRRAFLAFLAGAVVMGGLMFGADHYNLFTGGANGGASGAAPVSGSGTLAANSGEGGSGVRTANLDVVRPSDISGIVDQASPAVVKIETFVKGRSASSGSSLFNDPFFRQFFGDDFFFSRPEASPRNADELQPAGMGTGFIFDKEGYILTNQHVIGDADVIRVYIQDYNNNEPVQAELLGSSYDLDLAVLKIEGSGEFPTLPLGNADQTKVGDWVVAIGNPYGFDHTVTVGVLSAKERPITVPDSQGTRQYEHLLQTDASINPGNSGGPLLNLNGEVIGINTAVNSQAQGIGFAIPTSTITQVLDNLKNNESIPKPYIGIYMADLQEGWLRELKVDSTDGVVIQSIIEGSPAEMAGLRPYDVILQIDGKTIKNTEELSKTIQAKAIGDKIEMTVSRDGTKATTVVTIGDQNAS comes from the coding sequence ATGGATGAGAAAGACAAGCAAAACCGTGATTACAGTGACTTTTTCTCGGAAAAGCGCGAACAACCGGAAGTGAACCGATCTCATATGGAAACCAATCAACCGAGCGAGGAACCCGTTTCAGAAGCAGAAGTGGAGACATGGAGGCCAGAGCGTCGGGAATATCACTACTATTCGTATAGCAGCAAGCATGATGCGAACGATCTCCAGGAGATCTCCCCTCCTCTCACGAAATTGGAGGAGCTGCCCTCATCGCAGGTTGCCGTGGAGGTTCCGCCGGCAGAACAAGCGAACCCCGCCGGACCCAAGTCGAACTGGAGCGCCGCGCCCCGGAAAAAGAGCGGCTTCCGGCGCGCGTTCCTTGCATTTCTTGCAGGAGCTGTTGTCATGGGCGGCCTGATGTTCGGAGCGGATCATTACAATTTGTTCACCGGCGGCGCAAACGGGGGAGCAAGCGGGGCAGCGCCCGTCAGCGGCAGCGGCACGCTGGCTGCGAACAGCGGCGAGGGCGGCTCCGGGGTCAGAACTGCCAATCTGGACGTCGTGCGGCCCAGCGATATTAGCGGTATCGTAGATCAGGCCAGCCCGGCCGTAGTCAAGATCGAAACGTTCGTAAAGGGAAGAAGCGCGTCCAGCGGCAGCAGCTTGTTCAACGACCCGTTCTTCCGCCAGTTTTTCGGCGATGACTTCTTCTTCTCCCGTCCGGAAGCTTCTCCGCGCAATGCGGATGAGCTGCAGCCGGCAGGGATGGGGACCGGATTTATCTTCGACAAGGAAGGGTACATTCTGACCAATCAGCACGTGATTGGGGATGCTGATGTGATCCGGGTGTACATTCAGGACTACAATAACAATGAGCCTGTTCAAGCCGAGCTTCTGGGCAGCAGCTATGATTTGGATTTGGCTGTGCTCAAAATCGAAGGCTCCGGCGAGTTCCCTACATTGCCGCTTGGCAATGCGGATCAGACCAAGGTTGGCGACTGGGTAGTCGCGATCGGCAACCCTTACGGATTTGACCATACTGTGACGGTAGGCGTGCTGAGCGCGAAGGAACGGCCGATTACCGTACCTGATTCACAGGGAACGCGGCAGTACGAGCACTTGCTGCAGACCGATGCCTCGATCAATCCCGGTAATTCAGGCGGTCCGCTTCTGAATTTGAATGGCGAGGTTATCGGAATCAACACGGCGGTCAATTCGCAGGCGCAGGGCATTGGCTTTGCTATTCCGACCTCGACGATCACCCAAGTGTTGGACAATCTGAAGAACAATGAGAGCATTCCGAAGCCGTACATTGGCATTTATATGGCGGACCTGCAGGAAGGCTGGCTGCGGGAGCTGAAGGTGGACAGTACAGACGGAGTTGTCATCCAGTCGATCATCGAAGGAAGCCCCGCAGAAATGGCAGGACTGCGGCCTTATGACGTCATCCTGCAAATTGACGGGAAGACGATCAAAAATACCGAGGAGCTGTCCAAGACCATTCAGGCCAAGGCGATTGGCGACAAAATCGAAATGACGGTGTCTCGTGACGGAACCAAGGCAACGACAGTCGTAACCATAGGAGACCAAAATGCTTCCTGA
- a CDS encoding response regulator produces the protein MGKPNESIRVFIVDDHDMVRLGLRTYMMIEDDIETVGEASNGKEAVSWVENCEEERQPDVILMDLMMPEMDGVEAARRIMEMRPHAKIVMLTSFLEDEKVVQAIEAGAHTYVLKTMASDELMKVIRSAAAGMPVMKPDVSQALTRGLRQRISQVPDELTAREKEVLLLIAEGKTNKDIAEELHISIKTVKTHVSNLLLKLELEDRTQLAIYAHRKGWA, from the coding sequence ATGGGGAAGCCGAATGAGAGCATCCGGGTATTCATCGTAGACGATCATGATATGGTCAGGCTCGGATTGCGCACGTATATGATGATCGAAGACGATATTGAAACGGTGGGGGAGGCTTCCAACGGGAAGGAAGCTGTAAGCTGGGTGGAGAACTGCGAGGAAGAGCGGCAGCCGGATGTCATCTTGATGGATCTGATGATGCCGGAGATGGATGGGGTCGAGGCTGCGCGCCGCATAATGGAAATGCGGCCCCATGCCAAGATCGTCATGCTCACCAGCTTTCTGGAGGACGAAAAAGTCGTGCAGGCGATCGAGGCAGGCGCGCATACGTATGTATTGAAGACCATGGCATCCGATGAACTGATGAAGGTAATTCGTTCGGCCGCTGCGGGCATGCCTGTGATGAAGCCGGATGTTTCCCAGGCGCTTACCCGCGGCCTGCGTCAGCGGATCTCGCAGGTGCCGGATGAATTGACGGCAAGGGAGAAGGAAGTGCTGCTGTTGATTGCAGAGGGAAAGACGAATAAGGACATTGCCGAAGAGCTTCATATCAGCATCAAGACAGTCAAAACCCACGTCAGCAACCTGCTGCTAAAGCTGGAGCTGGAGGATCGAACCCAGCTCGCCATATACGCTCATCGCAAGGGATGGGCCTGA
- a CDS encoding YugN family protein yields MIPLDSRLTGCTMSYEEASRALKKEQFVLGGNWDYDHGSFDRALDGVQKVWLRLPFSVTSGELAGDREEQRTEIRFDQPFLLNHEYREGLDPEADFMTYKGLVNQFQDPVDPDGELEPEWIEVGRHALKRVEALLL; encoded by the coding sequence ATGATACCGTTGGATTCCAGGCTCACGGGCTGCACCATGTCCTATGAAGAGGCGAGCCGCGCGTTAAAGAAGGAACAATTTGTACTAGGCGGAAATTGGGATTACGATCACGGTTCCTTCGACCGGGCGCTCGATGGCGTGCAGAAGGTATGGCTTCGCCTTCCCTTCTCGGTTACGAGCGGGGAGCTGGCAGGCGACAGGGAGGAGCAGCGCACGGAAATTCGATTTGACCAGCCCTTCCTGCTAAACCATGAGTATCGCGAGGGGCTGGACCCGGAAGCGGATTTCATGACGTATAAAGGACTTGTCAACCAATTTCAGGATCCCGTCGATCCGGATGGCGAACTGGAGCCGGAATGGATCGAGGTCGGCCGGCACGCTTTGAAGAGAGTCGAGGCGCTGCTCTTATAG